One Clupea harengus chromosome 3, Ch_v2.0.2, whole genome shotgun sequence DNA window includes the following coding sequences:
- the LOC105912339 gene encoding zinc finger homeobox protein 3-like codes for MEFCDSSDHEASQTQPPWGLPHPGLLLLPTDQPLSLGNLSALAPSPLLHLQSPAALTEKAQRRRRRRPTAGEEEEEEENDDGGGEEERRDEGGVNGMDQGFGGPMEGALRSGSEAGEEECYDDDEMMEEEEEEEEEEEEEGDVEELVGEILYRPDGSAFVVENLNQLSQKEVEGGDSTPAPQPPLTISTCHIAASLAPWFLPPSQTQTQTQSGPILHTFRVFHLQRQDDGQQPTSNGLPKDDFLTEAADVSTGGQASVPAGGRRPILMCFLCRLSFGCARSFTLHAAREHAVAPSDQERRLLALKNASAIIQPVAPGNRPLLSFLEPKIGSVSVPPTAASHPPHPQTLTPPTAPWPAKDPHSPLGLPQPLPESKRREGEGERGTGGEKGLFTRDGVIVREEEDEEEEYYEEEGEGLLSDLDDDEHDLAEASGHGNRSGNGSGSSKGGLREEALANQSDISKSPLLATPAPTPTPAPTLAPSLSTPAGAAEGTSFTPPHTKPPGAAPPTSFNCLPRGQPVSPEDDGKAGSPASAPRDECANGESANATQPNDGSPVRESASSSSSSSSQHPSNPYHPPHQQQQPGLSFPQDLSGGGGSMVDFGSVSGDGGAQTSPYAMGGYLSGSHSRNSCKTLKCPKCNWHYKYQQTLEAHMKEKHPETDCEQCPYCSSGQSHPRLARGETYTCGYKPFRCNACQYSTTTKGNLSIHMQSDKHLHNMQTLQNGGDPAHGHGGHMQHGGSCGDAQGYGNAPTGGGAASAAPCPTQPNALHPPPRAHSQPHPGQVVPQVGGTCSSPSPAKPKGQAMWRCEVCDYETNVARNLRIHMTSEKHTHNMLLLQQNLAQMQQQRATGMRLHALGGGALPPSPSDADLYQFYLSQARTLNLTLGTKTDPMAADAQFLRSVFSSSQDASSGLALTRGELEMDVVPASEQQRCDPSPSDLPAAGRHLFQCGVCELFSCDGLDGLARHLAAQRSLPESEWRTTVGESHHCRLCQYATPLRANFQLHCQTDKHLLRYQLAAHLREGCARRRRGSRSHDNGAEDEEREADWWLNSVSVGNPMRLRCNACAYDAPSLEKLKLHSMNTQHQSSFRLYKYLQQSAGAVDEGCIFHCVLCDYSTQSSLSLVQHSYSLSHQRGEGLHRFQRIQRGLPEEEEELSAIFTVRKPPTQDEGDQREVDAATEGSAEQEDQTKATERGGDKETSRGSGSSDGEWEHNDPSPPPKRPNSRTSVADSPPSSKKPRTEPASTEQMLQCPFCRFCHSDLGVLRGHVMTQHSLQPTLRCPLCRETLGSVALLRTHLTQVHNVTSDCTNKLINTVIASDVLPASMFTAAPGPEEEGSNSSADNTKKPHDDSRADSDKGRSPNTEVTKPHRSPLEDAESTKENTAAYPCWQKGCSKVLKSSAALQAHISEVHNQKTPGPVSDRHVYKYRCGQCSLAFKTPEKLQLHSQYHAIRAATMCCLCQRSFRSLQALRKHLETSHLELSEAQLQQLYGGLLMNGDVLAVGDPVLGDDQGSFGEDCMKDGEEMDLDEKQSSNGGGDSGLAQQEDPGSEMKRANLPFRKATNLTMEKFLDPQRPFKCTVCKESFTQKNILLVHYNSVSHLHKVKRSLQDSTAGVPEAVSSTDHKPFKCSTCNVAYSQSSTLEIHMRSVLHQTKARAAKVDPSVASQASANTPSVGTGSSSSSLSLSSTAAMKPSTATNATSSSTANTPGGDQQSSDAGPAGHSSQSESHDAKRKRLADIIASTAQQQQQKLVQQQQLAQAQAQLQQELQQKAALLQSHLFNPALFQHLPMMHEALQQQQQQQQQQLQQQQQQLQQQLLFPFYFPGGDFQLSEEFKNASLSFANSAGFSLSSQPGLMEALMSQMEKPSTSHSQQDLIRPPLQQSPTVSHGTSNAHQDGGKPQTPKVQTEVSLPKQNKKEETNSTNELKSAEQQDRGKCNSGVSQEAKNSGKEVKLGFLPPRISHDASDNASRALLENIGFELVIQFNESKQRVQRKFAENIAVTLGESDPKEGDPLQIKLECVSCNKLFSNPLILKSHQEQAHQTLVFPIDSLEKFAKDYRDQYDKQYPLRSLTPEAPNTPPPPPPPKPPTPPTSQHIQQPPTSSTAPSALPVAPPAVSAPLTKASTLPPPPPLSLPVDLSLFSPMMMQSISLPQVPGIGMDVGIPHDLAQLYQQQLSPALLQQQSKRPRTRITDDQLSVLRQYFDINNSPNEDQIREMADKSGLPQKVIKHWFRNTLFKERQRNKDSPYNFNNPPTTTLEDVKVDSRPPSPDLQRYDSYGGKRSSRTRFTDFQLRVLQDFFDANAYPKDDEFEQLSNLLGLPTRVIVVWFQNARQKARKTYENQGEGAKESGERREMPNDRYIRTANLSYQCKKCSLVFQRIFDLIKHQKKMCYKDEDDDGRYDSYEDSIDLKHEYWSSSTSSSSHTPTFSCSNAILAAETTSTHNVKPAEANDASAPSAAGVSETPREGPSHTAEGSSLAQPQQSSSATLQQKEPQLETQHHKLLAEEKEKGHASSPKPSSSLKQQQQQQQLSPSVPQTSPASSESTRTSLNALSSPQTPQQRRTPQPVTPFHCGQCKLGFPSFEHWQEHQQLHLLTSQNPFVHPQFLDRPTDMPFMLFDPSNTLLASQLLSGAFPQIPSSSMSSSPMPSAAINTLKRKLEEKASTSPMENDWESSIDEQHRDKRMRTTITPEQLEVLYQKYLLDSNPTRKMLDQISNEVGLKKRVVQVWFQNTRARERKGQFRALGPAQAHRRCPFCRALFKAQTALDAHIRSRHWHEAKSVGYSFSISGMLSDQGGMKMDGSEIPSSWSSQLASLYPGHKSADSSLHHSSSPRLIKIEGSDDYEGPSGSSFSHSYEGKFDNDDCSSVNTSITDATMGEEGGDASEAKHRSHDILAQMAERAPSCDNDELMSSDLMSPAMSFNAKDYDNDMMVDYSETSSFADPSSPGPGTSGSQSGDIERSGPKRYRTQMSNLMVKVLKACFTDYKTPTMLECEALGNHIGLAKRVVQVWFQNARAKEKKAKLNLAKQFGVEPSQREAPKTQCTLCDVKYNSCLSVRDHVFSQQHVAKVKEAVGSQMDKEREYFDPNTVRQLMAQQEMDHLKKANEVLGLSQQQRFDPATLQALNLSAMYPGLQNMQGIGSAGSLNSPQLAGPSSLSPSVHANGLPTKRHTASPSSSTPSDKVGMATSSVSTPKTKQPDLRPERSKENGTVKSEKEKTKEKPCVLPAVSTPSTSSTPRKPDKQDKPDTPATSTPKPGMEFVMDPAQLQALQAVSGGADPTAFLSNPFLPCFMPGFPSYFPPQIPGAVPGGYLQPIYGMEGLFPYGPAALSQALMGLSQGSILQQYQQYQQSLQGALQQKHLQLQQQQQQQQQTQTQKPKAHAQAKADSKQPSQNASKAGERKDPSCGKASPSTSCDQFSSSSLGDKPSSKVRSLDEDLLQREGVVPKATGGEQGKGGRLYDADDGDAFGRHLESPQHKRSAAERPHAKEHATPVLPHTATCAPDSATASTSQPAPLSTLTPPTSSSSSSFSSHLSTRDGLCTLPNLSTALSGSPDATRTPASFYNQTPPSPSTVTSNSARPSSARPLIPTDPAGGMARSTLETPLERQSPDLPEERHLVGDSRPDCSSVGTDSLGM; via the exons ATGGAGTTCTGTGACTCCTCTGACCATGAGGCCTCCCAGACCCAGCCTCCCTGGGGGCTCCCCCACCCCGGCCTACTGCTGCTGCCCACGGACCAGCCCCTCTCGCTGGGGAACCTCTCTGCGCTCgccccctctcccctgctgCACCTCCAGAGCCCCGCTGCACTGACCGAGAaagcccagaggaggaggaggaggaggcccacagcaggagaggaggaggaggaggaggagaacgacgacggaggaggagaggaagagaggagggatgagggaggagtGAATGGAATGGACCAGGGGTTCGGGGGACCGATGGAAGGAGCTTTAAGGTCAGGAAGTGAagcgggagaggaggagtgttaCGACGACGACgagatgatggaggaggaggaggaagaagaggaggaggaagaggaggagggggatgtGGAGGAGCTGGTGGGGGAGATATTGTACCGGCCGGATGGTTCTGCATTTGTGGTGGAGAACCTGAACCAGCTGAGCcagaaggaggtggaggggggggacagcacccccgccccccaaccccccctcaccATCAGCACCTGCCACATCGCCGCCTCTCTGGCCCCGTGGTTCCTCCCGCCGTCCCAGACCCAAACCCAGACCCAGTCTGGACCCATCCTGCACACTTTCCGCGTGTTCCATTTGCAGCGCCAGGACGATGGCCAGCAGCCAACCAGCAACGGTCTACCCAAAGATGACTTCCTCACGGAAGCTGCGGACGTCTCCACAGGGGGGCAGGCCTCGGTGCCGGCGGGGGGGCGACGGCCGATCCTGATGTGCTTCCTGTGCCGCCTGTCGTTCGGCTGCGCCCGCTCCTTCACGCTGCACGCGGCCCGGGAGCACGCCGTCGCCCCGAGCGACCAGGAGCGCCGCCTGCTGGCGCTCAAGAACGCATCTGCCATCATCCAGCCTGTCGCCCCCGGCAACCGGCCCCTCCTCAGCTTCCTGGAACCAAAAATCGGGAGTGTGTCGGTCCCCCCCACTGCCgcctcacaccccccccacccccaaaccctaaccccccccacaGCTCCCTGGCCTGCCAAAGACCCCCACAGCCCTCTGGGGCTGCCCCAACCCCTGCCCGAgtcaaagaggagagagggggagggggagagagggactgggggagagaaaggactCTTTACAAGGGATGGAGTGattgtgagagaggaggaggatgaggaggaagagtactatgaggaggagggggaggggttgcTCTCGGACTTGGACGATGATGAGCACGACCTCGCTGAGGCCAGTGGTCATGGCAACCGTAGCGGTAACGGTAGCGGTAGCAGCAAAGGCGGACTGAGGGAAGAGGCCCTCGCAAACCAAAGCGATATTTCCAAATCTCCTTTACTGGCtacccctgcccccacccccacccccgcccccactcTTGCCCCCAGCCTCTCCACCCCAGCAGGAGCGGCTGAGGGAACCAGCTTTACGCCCCCCCACACCAAACCGCCCGGCGCAGCCCCCCCCACCAGCTTTAACTGCCTGCCCCGCGGCCAGCCCGTCTCTCCCGAGGATGATGGGAAGGCGGGGTCGCCCGCCTCTGCGCCCAGAGACGAATGTGCCAACGGAGAGAGTGCCAATGCAACGCAACCAAACGATGGCTCGCCAGTCAGAGAGTCcgctagcagcagcagcagcagcagctcgcAGCACCCGAGCAACCCCTATCACCccccccaccagcagcagcagccagggcTCAGCTTCCCCCAGGACCTGAGCGGCGGAGGCGGGAGCATGGTGGACTTCGGGAGCGTGAGCGGAGACGGCGGCGCCCAGACCTCGCCCTACGCCATGGGCGGGTACCTGTCGGGCTCGCACTCGCGCAACTCCTGCAAGACGCTCAAGTGTCCCAAGTGCAACTGGCACTACAAGTACCAGCAGACGCTGGAGGCACACATGAAGGAGAAGCACCCGGAGACGGACTGCGAGCAGTGCCCCTACTGCAGCAGCGGGCAGAGCCACCCCCGGCTGGCGCGCGGAGAGACCTACACCTGCGGCTACAAGCCCTTCCGCTGCAACGCGTGCCAGtactccaccaccaccaaggGCAACCTGAGCATCCACATGCAGTCGGACAAGCACCTGCACAACATGCAGACCCTGCAGAACGGCGGCGACCCGGCCCACGGGCACGGGGGGCACATGCAGCACGGCGGCTCGTGCGGCGACGCCCAGGGCTACGGGAACGCGCCCACGGGCGGCGGCGCTGCGTCGGCGGCCCCCTGCCCCACCCAGCCCAACGCCCTGCACCCGCCGCCCCGCGCCCACTCGCAGCCGCACCCGGGCCAGGTGGTGCCGCAAGTGGGGGGCACGTGCAGCTCGCCCTCCCCCGCCAAGCCCAAGGGGCAGGCCATGTGGCGCTGCGAGGTGTGCGACTACGAGACCAACGTGGCGCGCAACCTGCGCATCCACATGACCAGCGAGAAGCACACGCAcaacatgctgctgctgcagcagaacCTGGCCCAGATGCAGCAGCAGCGCGCCACCGGCATGCGCCTGCACGCTCTGGGGGGGGGCGCGCTGCCCCCCAGCCCCTCGGACGCGGACCTCTACCAGTTCTACCTGTCGCAGGCGCGCACCCTGAACCTCACGCTGGGCACCAAGACCGACCCCATGGCCGCCGACGCCCAGTTCCTGCGCAgcgtcttctcctcctcccaggaCGCCTCCTCTGGGCTGGCGCTGACCCGCGGGGAGCTGGAGATGGACGTGGTGCCCGCCTCGGAGCAGCAGCGCTGCGACCCGTCACCCAGCGACCTCCCGGCGGCGGGGCGGCACCTGTTCCAGTGCGGTGTGTGCGAGCTGTTCTCCTGCGACGGGCTGGACGGGTTGGCGCGGCACCTGGCCGCCCAGCGCTCGCTCCCCGAGTCGGAGTGGCGCACCACCGTGGGCGAGAGCCACCACTGCCGCCTGTGCCAGTACGCCACCCCGCTGCGCGCCAACTTCCAGCTGCACTGCCAGACGGACAAGCACCTGCTCCGCTACCAGCTGGCCGCGCACCTGCGGGAGGGCTGTGCCCGGCGTCGCCGCGGCAGCCGCAGCCATGACAACGGCGCGGAGGACGAGGAGAGGGAGGCGGACTGGTGGCTGAACAGCGTGAGCGTGGGCAACCCGATGCGTCTCCGATGTAACGCCTGTGCCTACGACGCTCCGAGCCTGGAGAAGCTTAAGCTTCACtccatgaacacacaacaccagagcAGCTTCAGACTCTACAAG taTCTGCAGCAGTCAGCGGGGGCTGTGGACGAGGGCTGCATCTTccactgtgtgctgtgtgactacTCCACCCAGTCCAGCCTCTCTCTGGTGCAGCACTCCTATTCGCTCAGCCATCAGCGTGGGGAGGGGCTGCATCGCTTTCAGCGAATCCAGAGAGGTCTgccggaggaagaggaggagcttaGTGCCATCTTCACAGTTAGGAAGCCCCCGACACAAGACGAAG gaGACCAGAGAGAAGTGGATGCTGCCACTGAGGGCTCTGCAGAGCAGGAGGACCAGACCAAAGccactgagagagggggggataagGAGACGAGCAGAGGCTCAG GATCCTCCGATGGGGAATGGGAGCACAAtgacccctctcccccccctaaaCGGCCCAACTCCAGGACCAGCGTGGCCGACAGCCCCCCTTCTTCAAAGAAGCCACGGACTGAGCCAGCATCAACTGAACAA ATGCTGCAGTGCCCGTTCTGTCGGTTCTGCCACTCTGACCTGGGCGTCCTGAGGGGGCACGTGATGACCCAGCACTCCCTGCAGCCCACGCTGAGGTGCCCGCTGTGCCGTGAGACGCTGGGCAGCGTCGCCCTCCTGCGCACCCACCTGACACAAGTCCACAACGTCACCTCCGACTGCACCAACAAGCTCATTAACAcg GTGATTGCGTCTGACGTGCTGCCTGCCAGCATGTTCACGGCTGCCCCCGGACCAGAGGAGGAGGGATCCAACTCCAGCGCCGACAACACAAAGAAACCACACG ACGATTCAAGGGCAGATTCGGATAAAGGGAGGTCCCCAAACACTGAGGTCACCAAACCTCATAGGTCACCCCTGGAGGACGCCGAGTCCACCAAGGAGAACACCGCAGCGTACCCGTGCTGGCAGAAGGGCTGTAGCAAAGTCCTCAAGTCCTCCGCTGCCCTGCAGGCCCACATCAGCGAGGTCCACAACCAGAAGACCCCGGGGCCTGTGTCAGACCGCCACGTCTACAAGTACCGCTGTGGCCAGTGCAGCCTGGCCTTCAAGACGCCGGAGAAGCTGCAGCTGCACTCGCAGTACCACGCCATCCGTGCCGCCACCATGTGCTGCCTGTGCCAGCGCAGCTTCCGCAGCCTGCAGGCCCTGCGCAAGCACCTGGAGACCAGCCACCTGGAGCTGAGCGaggcccagctgcagcagctctaCGGCGGGCTGCTCATGAACGGGGACGTCCTGGCCGTGGGGGACCCGGTGCTCGGAGACGATCAGGGATCGTTCGGGGAAGACTGCATGAAGGACGGAGAGGAGATGGATCTGGACGAGAAGCAGAGCTCCAACGGCGGCGGCGACTCCGGGCTGGCGCAGCAGGAGGACCCTGGGAGTGAGATGAAGCGAGCCAATTTGCCGTTTAGGAAAGCGACCAACCTCACCATGGAGAAGTTTCTGGACCCGCAGCGCCCTTTCAAGTGCACCGTGTGCAAAGAGTCCTTCACTCAGAAGAACATCCTACTGGTGCACTACAACTCGGTGTCTCACCTCCACAAGGTCAAGCGCTCGCTCCAGGACTCCACAGCGGGGGTGCCCGAGGCCGTCAGCAGCACAGATCACAAACCCTTCAAGTGTTCCACCTGTAATGTGGCCTACAGCCAGAGCTCCACCCTGGAGATCCACATGAGATCAGTCCTACACCAGACCAAAGCCCGTGCAGCCAAAGTAGACCCTTCCGTTGCTAGTCAAGCCTCTGCTAACACTCCTTCAGTTGGCACGGGCTCATCCTCCAGCAGCTTGTCTCTGAGCTCCACCGCAGCTATGAAGCCAAGCACAGCCACAAATGCCACGTCTAGCTCGACCGCTAACACTCCTGGGGGAGACCAGCAGAGCAGTGATGCAGGCCCGGCGGGCCACTCGTCCCAGTCTGAGAGCCACGACgcgaagaggaagaggttaGCGGACATCATCGCGTCCAcggcgcagcagcagcagcagaagctcgtgcagcagcagcagctggcccAAGCCCAAGCACAGCTCCAGCAGGAGCTCCAGCAGAAGGCTGCGCTCCTGCAGTCTCACCTGTTCAACCCAGCACTCTTCCAGCACCTCCCCATGATGCATGAAGctctgcagcagcaacagcagcagcagcagcagcagctccagcagcagcagcaacagctccagcagcagctgctcTTTCCCTTCTACTTCCCTGGCGGAGACTTCCAGCTGAGCGAAGAGTTCAAAAATGCATCTCTGAGCTTCGCCAACTCCGCCGGGTTTTCCCTGTCCTCTCAGCCAGGCCTGATGGAGGCGTTGATGTCACAGATGGAGAAGCCCAGCACTAGCCACTCTCAGCAGGACCTCATAAGACCTCCCCTGCAGCAGAGTCCAACAGTGTCTCATGGAACGAGCAATGCTCACCAAGATGGCGGAAAACCTCAGACACCTAAAGTTCAGACCGAGGTCAGTCTGCCCAAGCAGAACAAGAAGGAAGAGACAAACAGCACAAATGAACTCAAGTCCGCAGAACAGCAAGACCGTGGTAAATGCAACAGCGGGGTGAGTCAAGAGGCAAAGAATTCTGGGAAAGAGGTCAAGCTGGGGTTCCTGCCACCCAGGATTTCCCACGATGCGTCTGATAACGCCTCGAGGGCTCTGCTGGAGAACATTGGCTTTGAGCTGGTCATCCAGTTTAACGAGAGCAAGCAGAGGGTGCAGAGGAAGTTTGCCGAAAACATAGCCGTCACTCTTGGCGAGTCTGATCCAAAGGAGGGGGACCCCCTGCAGATAaagctggagtgtgtgtcctgcaaCAAGCTGTTCTCAAACCCCCTGATACTGAAGAGCCATCAGGAGCAGGCTCACCAGACCTTAGTCTTTCCCATCGACTCTCTGGAGAAGTTTGCCAAAGACTACAGGGATCAATATGACAAGCAGTACCCGTTGAGGTCTCTCACTCCTGAGGCTCCCAAtactcccccacctcctccgcctcctAAACCACCCACTCCTCCCACCTCCCAGCACATCCAGCAGCCCCCAACATCAAGCACTGCTCCCTCTGCTCTGCCTGTTGCTCCTCCAGCAGTCTCTGCTCCTTTGACTAAAGCGTCCACCCTcccgcctccacctcctctctccttgccTGTGGacctttcactcttctctcctaTGATGATGCAGTCCATATCCCTACCACAGGTTCCTGGCATTGGCATGGACGTTGGCATCCCACATGACTTGGCACAGCTCTATCAGCAACAGCTCAGTCCAGCCCTGCTACAGCAGCAAAGCAAACGTCCTCGGACGCGCATCACGGACGACCAGCTGAGCGTGCTTCGCCAGTACTTTGACATCAACAACTCTCCAAACGAAGACCAGATCAGGGAGATGGCGGACAAGTCCGGCCTGCCTCAGAAAGTGATCAAGCACTGGTTCCGCAACACACTGTTTAAAGAACGTCAGCGCAACAAGGACTCCCCTTACAACTTCAACAACCCACCAACCACCACTCTGGAGGATGTTAAGGTGGATTCCAGACCCCCAAGTCCTGATCTTCAGAGGTATGACTCTTATGGGGGTAAGAGGTCCTCAAGGACTCGCTTCACTGACTTCCAGCTGAGAGTGCTGCAGGACTTCTTCGATGCCAATGCCTACCCTAAAGATGATGAGTTTGAGCAGCTCTCCAACCTGCTGGGCCTTCCTACTCGAGTCATTGTGGTGTGGTTCCAGAATGCTCGTCAGAAGGCTCGCAAGACCTACGAGAACCAGGGTGAGGGTGCTAAAGAGAGCGGCGAAAGACGAGAGATGCCCAACGACCGCTACATCCGCACTGCCAACCTCAGCTACCAATGCAAGAAGTGCAGCCTGGTCTTTCAACGCATATTTGACCTCATCAAGCACCAGAAGAAGATGTGCTACAAAGATGAAGATGACGATGGCCGATATGACAGCTATGAGGACTCGATTGACCTAAAGCACGAGTACTGGAGCTCCAGtacgtcctcctcctctcacacccCCACCTTCTCCTGTTCCAACGCCATCCTCGCTGCTGAGACTACCTCTACCCACAATGTGAAACCTGCTGAGGCTAATGATGCTAGCGCTCCTAGCGCTGCTGGTGTATCTGAAACCCCCAGAGAGGGGCCCTCCCATACTGCAGAAGGTTCTTCCCTTGCCCAACCCCAGCAGAGCAGCTCTGCCACCTTGCAGCAGAAAGAACCACAACTGGAGACTCAACATCACAAGCTGTTGGCtgaggaaaaggagaaaggaCACGCCAGCAGCCCTAAGCCATCCTCCTCCCtgaaacagcagcaacagcagcagcagctttctCCTTCTGTTCCCCAGACGAGCCCAGCGTCTTCAGAGAGCACCCGCACCAGTCTCAATGCCCTGTCGagcccccagaccccccagcAGAGGAGAACCCCCCAGCCTGTCACTCCCTTCCACTGTGGCCAGTGTAAACTCGGCTTCCCCTCCTTTGAGCACTGGCAGGAGCACCAGCAGCTGCACCTCCTGACCTCCCAGAACCCGTTTGTCCACCCCCAGTTCCTGGACCGACCGACAGACATGCCCTTCATGCTCTTTGATCCCAGCAACACCCTTCTGGCCAGTCAGCTCCTGTCCGGAGCCTTCCCACAGATCCCTTCCAGCTCCATGTCCTCCTCGCCCATGCCCAGTGCCGCTATAAACACGCTGAAGAggaagctggaggagaaggcCAGCACCAGCCCCATGGAGAATGACTGGGAGAGCAGTATTGACGAGCAGCATCGTGACAAACGAATGAGGACGACCATAACTCCAGAGCAGCTGGAGGTCCTCTACCAGAAGTATCTGTTGGACTCCAATCCCACCCGTAAGATGCTGGACCAGATCTCCAATGAGGTGGGCCTCAAGAAGAGGGTGGTGCAGGTGTGGTTCCAGAACACAAGAGCCCGGGAGAGGAAAGGCCAGTTCCGAGCGCTGGGTCCGGCCCAGGCTCATCGCCGATGCCCGTTCTGCAGAGCCCTCTTCAAAGCACAGACTGCTCTTGATGCTCACATCCGCTCCCGCCACTGGCATGAGGCTAAGAGTGTAGGCTACAGTTTCTCCATATCTGGAATGCTTTCGGATCAAGGAGGGATGAAAATGGATGGGTCAGAAATCCCCAGTTCCTGGAGCAGCCAGCTAGCTTCGCTGTATCCGGGTCACAAGAGTGCCGATTCGTCCCTGCATCACAGCTCCAGCCCCCGGCTCATTAAGATCGAAGGATCTGATGACTATGAGGGTCCATCAGGCTCCTCTTTCAGTCACTCCTATGAGGGTAAATTCGACAACGATGACTGTTCTTCAGTAAACACGTCGATTACTGACGCTACAATGGGAGAGGAAGGTGGCGACGCCTCCGAGGCCAAACACAGAAGTCATGATATCCTGGCGCAAATGGCTGAGAGGGCCCCTTCCTGTGACAATGACGAACTGATGTCCTCAGACTTGATGAGTCCTGCCATGAGCTTCAATGCAAAGGACTACGACAACGACATGATGGTGGACTACAGTGAGACCTCCAGCTTTGCAGACCCTTCCTCCCCAGGCCCTGGGACCTCCGGGAGCCAGAGTGGGGATATTGAGCGTTCCGGTCCAAAGCGTTACCGCACCCAAATGAGCAACCTCATGGTGAAGGTGCTCAAGGCCTGCTTCACTGACTACAAGACCCCTACTATGCTGGAATGTGAGGCCCTGGGCAATCACATCGGGCTGGCCAAGAGAGTCGTCCAAGTGTGGTTCCAGAACGCCCGTGCCAAGGAGAAGAAAGCAAAACTGAACTTGGCGAAGCAGTTTGGTGTCGAGCCATCCCAGCGCGAGGCACCAAAGACTCAGTGCACCCTTTGCGATGTCAAGTACAACAGCTGCCTCTCCGTTCGCGACCACGTCTTTTCCCAGCAGCATGTAGCCAAGGTGAAAGAAGCCGTGGGCAGTCAGATGGACAAGGAGCGGGAATACTTCGACCCCAACACGGTTCGCCAGCTGATGGCTCAGCAAGAGATGGATCATCTAAAGAAGGCCAACGAGGTCCTGGGTCTGTCTCAGCAGCAGAGATTTGACCCCGCCACGCTCCAGGCTCTGAACCTCTCGGCCATGTACCCCGGTCTCCAAAACATGCAAGGAATTGGCAGTGCGGGGAGCTTGAACTCACCTCAGTTAG CAGGTCCCAGCAGTCTGTCTCCCAGTGTGCACGCCAACGGATTACCCACCAAGCGCCACACCGCTTCTCCCTCTTCGTCGACTCCGTCAGACAAAGTCGGCATGGCGACTTCTTCTGTTTCTACTCCAAAGACCAAACAGCCAGACCTTCGACCAGAACGCTCCAAAGAGAACGGCACTGtaaagagtgagaaggagaagacCAAGGAGAAGCCTTGCGTACTCCCAGCCGTCTCCACCCCGTCCACCTCGTCCACCCCCCGGAAGCCAGACAAGCAAGACAAACCAGACACCCCAGCGACCTCAACTCCAAAACCTGGCATGGAGTTTGTGATGGATCCGGCACAGCTTCAAGCCCTGCAGGCAGTTAGTGGCGGTGCAGATCCAACAGCCTTCTTGTCCAACCCATTCCTGCCTTGCTTCATGCCTGGTTTCCCCTCATATTTCCCCCCTCAGATCCCTGGGGCTGTTCCTGGTGGCTACCTGCAGCCCATATATGGCATGGAAGGCCTGTTTCCTTACGGCCCAGCTGCCCTTTCCCAGGCCCTGATGGGTTTGTCCCAAGGCTCCATTCTCCAGCAATACCAGCAATACCAACAGAGCCTCCAGGGGGCACTACAGCAGAAGCACCTGcagctacagcagcagcagcagcagcagcaacagacacagacgcagaaaCCCAAAGCCCACGCCCAGGCCAAAGCTGACTCCAAGCAACCTTCCCAAAATGCATCAAAAGCAGGGGAGCGCAAAGATCCTTCCTGCGGCAAAGCGTCCCCTTCCACGTCATGTGATCAGTTCTCGTCCTCCTCATTGGGTGACAAACCTTCTTCTAAAGTCAGAAGCCTGGATGAGGACCTCCTCCAGCGGGAGGGTGTTGTCCCCAAAGCGACAGGCGGAGAGCAAGGGAAAGGTGGGCGGTTGTATGACGCAGACGACGGCGACGCCTTCGGCCGCCACCTGGAGTCCCCACAGCACAAGCGTAGCGCGGCGGAGCGACCGCACGCCAAAGAGCACGCCACTCCCGTGTTACCTCACACCGCAACCTGCGCTCCCGACTCCGCCACGGCATCTACCTCACAGCCTGCCCCTCTGTCCACGCTGACTCCtccaacctcctcctcctcctcctctttctcctcgcACCTCTCCACCAGAGACGGACTGTGCACCCTGCCCAACCTTTCGACAGCTTTATCGGGGTCGCCAGACGCCACTCGTACCCCAGCCTCCTTCTACAACCAAACTCCCCCCTCGCCTTCAACGGTTACCTCAAACTCGGCGAGACCCTCTAGCGCTCGCCCATTGATACCAACAGACCCTGCTGGAGGGATGGCCCGCAGCACCCTGGAGACGCccctggagagacagagtcctGACCTGCCAGAGGAGCGCCACCTGGTGGGCGACTCCCGGCCGGACTGCAGCAGTGTTGGAACAGACTCGCTGGGAATGTGA